The genome window TTTCGAATCTGCGGCGTCTGTAATTTTAATCGGAATTTCTGTTTGAATCGTTTTTTGGAAACGATTTtatgagaaaattttcgatagaACAGAAAATCtgagaaataaatgaaaaaaattgtttcaaaatgACTGACCTTCGCCAGGGGAACTTTCGTCCTCGctgtaaaagcttttttccttctctttcccctttttgtcttttctatcttttttcGTATGACGCTTGTCTTTGAGATCATGAGTAACGATCGGTTCAGCGACGTCACGAACGGAAGCATCAGGCGCGACTTCGGGAAATGAAGGTAAAGGTCTGTAGCCGTTACAGGGCATGCCCAGATAATGTGAGAGTGTGCCAAGTTGGTATTCGGAGCCGTTGAATCTCGAGGAAAGAGTCGGTGCGGGTTTGggtgcgaaaaaaatttttttcgcataTTTCGGCAATTGTTTGTCCGAACCGTTTTCCTCGTCGAAAATAAAGTGTCGCAAAAATCGGGCTCTGTCCCTGATATCGTAATTCTGGTCGTATTTCGCtaattgaaatacgtattgacaaaaaagttttgtttGTTCCGGATTATTCAAACATAACTTTACCGCCAAATTCAACGTTTGTAATTTTACAATGTCCTTCTCGTTGACGAAACTTTTAGCCATTTTTCGAAGCACGTCGGGAGCGATCTTCGGCACCCGATCTGAATATTCTCCTAGTAGCCATAAAATCGAGGCTCGAGCTTGTGGCACGGTTATAAAATCCATCAGCTTTGCCATACGAGCTATTATTTCTTTGTGCTCGTTCGGCTGGGTCTGCAACAGTTTCTTGATCACAACTACGCTCTCGGCCACGACGACTTCTGCtcgacaaataaataaatacaattATTCTCGTGTACGGAAAATCTCAGGCTAATTCGTGATCAATGAAACTGTGAACTCAAAGTTTACgactaaatttaaaaattaaaagcctcatatttttttcaaaagtaaattttttgggattttttatAGCAATTCCTCGTTTGAAAGTGGAAGAAAATAGTAATAGAAAAACTCCTACGATCCACAATGTATAATTATCTGATGGAGCGAATCAAAAGaatcacgaaaatgaaaatcagaGTAATCGAAGCCCATTTTCCGTTGCTTACCGTCACGATTACTCAGCAAAGAGACTAATCCGTTCAGACACGTGTCGGTAACTTCTTTAATGTTACTGGCACATCGTCCGATCGCTTGAATGCTAGCAGCAACAAATTCCTTGTCGCTACTCGCGATGTAGGTTTGAAACTCTCGTAAAATTACACTTATACTCGTTTCCGTTGCCAAACTCGTTAAAATATCGAGTTTTAGTAATTTTATGTGGGTTGGATCGGAAGTTCTgacgaaaaaagatttgaggAAAGGCTCAAACATTCCCTGTAAagagaaattttattataaaactgCAACGAAGATTCGCCAGATTTTTTTCGGTATTTTGTTTGGatatatttcgaatattcaaaaatttacaTTGCTCAATAATCGAGCGACTAGTATTGTGGAAATCGATTTCACTAAATTCCTGGAAAGCATAAAAACAACAATACTTACGTTACCTTTCTCGCGATGGATATGCTGGCAATACAGTTGAGAACGATGCTCTGAACTTCGCGATGACCTCGAAGCAGTCTTATGAGAGCTTTGGCAGCGATCATCACTTCACTTCTTGGAGCAACATGATGGTATAGTTGAGCAACAGCCATGACGACAGAAGCATTCCGGCTTTGCAACAACGGTTTCGTGTTCCGGAGTAGCAATCGATGATCAGCATCCAGAGCGAATATCACTTTTTTCGTGTTCGAAGAATCCGAATCCGAATCATAAAACGGTCGATTCTCGTCCTCCTCCACGTCCTTAaagaaaaatcacatttttgttCTCCTTTTATATTGGCAATTAAGAATGAGGGCAAATGGATTGGAGGCATGATGTTGCGATTCTTataatatgaaattgaagacaTTTTCGATtcactttcatttttatcatttttttagattcagccacatttttaattatcagcaaattgttagaaaaaaatgtattttctgttttttgcGAGTATACTTACATCCAAATTAGGGTTGACGaattgagttctggcatatcTGGTTAACATGTTGACAATAACAACTTGTCCCCACTCGTCAACGTCGACCAGCAGATTGCACAATTTTCTATAATTCTTATGAATGAGATCGATGCGTTCAGGGCAAACTTCTTCAAAGGCCATAACAGCCGAGCCGACAACGAGGGTCGTTTTATCAGACAGCAACTTTTCTAAAACGCTTATTAATTCCTCTTTTTGTTCAGCATCCAGAGAATACAATTTGGGGATCGCATGAGCCGCTGTTTTCCTCACGTAAGGTGACATGTCGCTTGCAGAATCTTTAATTGCAAGCATTACGATTGGAACTATCATGGCTACTCTTATGCTTGACAATACTCTTAGAGCACTCGCTCTGATTAATTGATTTGGATCTTTCAACGCTCGTTGAAACGTTGATATTGACAAAAGTGCCAAATCTTGTTGGTCCTCGGCGTACCGCACCAAATAGACATacaccaattttttcacttcgataTTCTTTGACACCACGTTCTTCACTACTGCTGGAAAAAGGTCAGAAGCGTCGCGTCCCTTGGCCACCATCTACCAAATAAAGCATAAGTTTTGTCATAATTTCATTGAACCCTCATTAGTAGACAGTTTGAATGTAGACATTTTTGTTGGActaaataacaaagaaattgcaaccaaaaataaaatgtcaaattttttttgcagcCTTCCTGGGATGGACTATCCATTGACAAAAACTCACGAATTTACATCAGCAGAAATAGAGGAACATGCGCACAATTTTGTAATTCGTTATTCAACCAAAAATAGCAATTGTCATGCTACAGTTGATTCTCGCTAATTTTCTCTTTAGTTTTCTTTGGTTCAATCAGATATAGATATAGATTTAAAAAGCCTAGTTTTAATTTGCAAGATTTCATACCCCAATAATCCGTTTCATGGCCTCAAGCTTTAATCCATCTTTGCTGCTGTCCAACATTTGTTTCAGGTCGTCATGTCTAAAACAATATTAATCACAAAACAGTATGAGAATAGTTATTTCTACAGTTCACATCTTTCTTAGATTCCGAATAAACCATTGAACAATTTGATTATTCCACCATTGTCCGCTATTGGTTCATTAGTAACTTTATTATTGTCTTCATACATTCAAGTTCGAACGATAGTCCATCTTACAAAATATCTAAAAAATGTTAGTCTTAGTATCTTGTTAAAACGTGAACTTCAAAAATTTAGTAAAACTTCTCAATTTATTGGcaataaaagaaaaggaaCGTACTTTTTGTaatcggaatgaaaaaatcctCCTGAAGCTGGATCCGTACCAATCTCGGTATCTCCGGCATTGGATGGTCGATCATTGCTGTACGAGCCGCCAGTGTTATTTGACAGCGTGTTAGCCGCAGCGGTCAACATTTTCGCCAACTTTCAACGTTTCCACGACTCCCGTATTCACACACGTTTACTCGTCGACTGTTGAAGTTATGTTTCTTCGTtcgtataaaatttttcacaacGACGTGGCAATTATATTCTTTATCAAATTTACGACAGTCAGAAACTCCTAGCGAGCGTCCATATTGTCTCGATGTAAAGTAGCGAATGCAAGCACTGAACTGTTGAGCGAATCGTCGGTCGGACGTGAAAACGCATAAGGATTTTTGTCGCTTGAGCTCTGTATCGGGGACAAATTCAGTTGCGTCGTCACGAGGCTTCCCGTGTCATTATCAATTTAACTGTTAGTATACTCAATCGAAATGTAATACAATCCTCGATCACTGACCAATCAATATTTACACCTTATACTCTCGACGATGATTATGCTTTATGCTCATGAAAATTCAGGAGCCGGATTACGACTGTATTCGAGTTCTCGTCTATACTGCTGTttgacatatatttttttctatatactcTCTCTGTTGGTATTGTATTTTCGTCTTTATCGACGAAGCCTGCTCATAGGGCCTCGAATGGCCTCGAATCATCGCATATATGTACGTACGTTTCAGATAAGGCAGCGTACTGCTGCTGCTATATATTGATAAGTTTATAAACTAAGCGCCGTGATAAGTCTTCCGGCTCCTAAGCTGAAGGTCGAGAGATCGATTCCTGCtttcgttatttattttttcaattgattcaaTTCGAAATTATCCTCATATGAACTGtgaacatgtttcacgcgattctgagtcgaatgagacaaaattgtaatgaccgaaaaaaaaaaaatttcgaaggcaatagaccatgaaaaaatgcgaaggttcgaaaatttcaaaaatcaaaaaatggcCTCCAACGAtaggttcgaaacatgtttcacgcgattttgagtcgaatgagacaaagttgtaatgaccgaaaaaaaaaaaaattcgaaggcaatagactatgaaaaaatgccaaggttcgaaaatttttttaattttcgaaaatttcaaaaatcaaaaaataaccTCTCACGAtaggttcgaaacatgtttcacgcgattctgagttgaatgagacaaagttgtaatgaccgaaaaaaaaaaatttttccaaggcTATGAACAATGAAATGAACAATCATTATACCGCGTATGAATTTTACCCTTTTacatttggatgaaaaataaaatatcgtcACAATAAATtattctgcatttatttaaatcGCTTAACATTCTTTACaccgtaaaaaaatataaataaataaattaaaaaaattatttgagacGAAGGTTCGCGAACTGTCGAACTTCGGTCTTCTAGATGAGCACGTTACCATGTTGCCAACTGACACGGTAActttgaaataaacaaaacaattatatATATCGTGGCTAATTTTTGGGAATCATTTAGTACGTTGTTACCATGGCTATCTGGGTATAATTAAAGTACTCcgccaatttttcaattgtctagacaagtacatttatctTATGACGAGTTCTACTATCGGCAGGGGCAGAATGATAAGTGAAGAAAATGGTGCGGCACGAACTGAATAAACTAAAATTATTTCTCTGTAAcggaaaaatttcaagaattcaaataaaatggaaaCAATTCCAGAATAAATCTCCCAAAATTCTTTCTATATTTGGTTGTATAACGATCCAGAGACGTGGCACAACCTTGACGCCAAGTGTATAAGTAATTTTACTTcttgtcgattttttctcgCAGTTTAAAGTATTTGCCTTGTTATTTCGACTCCATTCGTTTGAACTggttacatgaaaatttctttgaatttaTTGGCTGTTTCGTGTTTGCGGTTCTGTACAACCATTATTCatacttttgaaatatttttatcgaaaaacgcttaaaaatattatattccgAAAAGGTGACATATATTCTATATATCAACGAAAATTGACGTTATCGTAGAAATAGATTTATGCCGGACCAATATTCATTGCTTGATGCTTGATATAATTTAGCTTCTTGCATTCGTTTTATCGGTTGTTTTTCGAGTATATAAACGTCTAGCGATTTCTAATAACCTGCCAGTACATGCTCAAATCAATAAACATGAGAATTTTCATCTGCTGTTTCCTCGTCGCGGTCACTATtggtgaatttttgaaaattttattttacaacaatatcgttgaaaaatcaatgaaaagttCAAGTTGAAAAGGTCAATTATTTGTATACCGAGCATATAAGTTTGaatgtttcgaaatttttatagaacaaaggaaattttcatgaaagttCGTTAACATTCAAAGCTTGGTGCGCGGCCGTCTGTCGCGCACCAAGCGTTGTCGGTATACAAACAATAATATAAGAACGTTAAAAAccaatattgaaataaaacgattctTCACAGGGATTCTCGGTGGCTGCGGAGCTGATCAGGGAGACAAAATTGTTGAGGAACAAtttgagaatggaaaaaaaatagtgaatgaGACCGGTGATCCCATCatcactttttctttcttcacaCAACAAAGCCGCGTGATTCCTTACGTGTTTAACGCTAATCGAAATATTGACATCGCACGATTGCCATCTAAAAATTTCGATCCCACTAAATTAACGATTTTCGTGACACATGGATTGATAGAGAATGAAAGGTACCTGGTCTGTACTCGCTTACGTGACGGTGAGttgaatgtttttaaaaacgatggaataaaaaataaatgtttttttctgttcggTTTGTTGTGAAATTTTGTAATGACCTTGAAGGTTTATCTAAAGTTTTCAAATGGTCCATTGATTCCATTTTcacttcgatttttccctctGTTCACAGCATATCTGAAGCACAATGTAAATGTAATCGTCGTTACTTGGGACGGAGGTGATTTTTCAACTCCCCAATCCATAGAGAAACAAGTCAAGTTCATCAGTGGGAAGATCACTACGATGTTAGAACTCCTTATTGAAAAGGCACAATTGAAGCTCAGTAAGGTTATTCTCGTTGGTTTTTCAATAGGAGCTCAGATAATGGGTATCACCGGTCACAAACTCTCAGTCAAAGTGGACACTGTTATCGGTAAGTTTTTCAGAACATTTAATTCTCTTGGATAAGCTGaactatttgaaaattgacCATTATAATCGAATTGTGCTGAGATTTTCATAACTCCACAAGTTGACAAACATTCTAATAAAATTGGACCTGGTCAAaagtttttcataaatgttttttttatgaattatcGAATCTTGTTAAAGACAGTTTTCCACACTCCACGATTGTTTTTCTATCAATTTGCAAtgatgataaaagttgttttCTCCTTAATTACGATTCAGGTCTGGACCCAGCTCTATATCCGTTCTCTACCGTCGATGCCACTGAAAGGCTGAGCCCTTCGAGCGGAGATTATGTGCAAGTTCTCCACACGAATAGCGATTACTACGGTTACAGAAAACCACTTGGTCATGCAGACTTTTATTTGAACGGTGGTACTGAACAGCCGGGATGTAACGGGGATCCCATTTGTTCGCATAATCGAGCCTGGGAATATTTTGCAGAATCGATCAACAACAACTTCCTAGGTGGAAACTGCACGTCGTATGAAACTCTCGAGCATGATATTGATACTTTGAACTGTAACACATATTTCCAAAGATTTGGTGGTCTTAAGCCGGATCATAGTATCGTAGGCATCTTCAATGCCGAAACAAATGACACAGCTCCTTATTTCCCACACTGGATATATTGATAGGTAAAAAAAGTGTGCAATGAAAATGACATTCTCAAACGTCTCTTACCATCCGTTATGTGCCagtattaaaaaatcttaatGTATCATCAAGAATTTGcaatttcatatattttttacattaaaatttgttattCAATAAATGAAGTTACAATATAATATTaatgtattaaaaaataagatgAAACGTGCGAGATAATAGAGATATTTCggtaataaaattattcgagAGCAAAGTTGTGTTGGATTTCATGAGTAAAGTTTTTGTACCATCATGGATTATTCTGGGGGATGACAGAAATATCTGGAAGCAATCAATTCTGAAGAATGTCTGGAAAAGTATCTCAGTCGTACCACGAATCAAGGGTGTGGAAGAAATCTCCTGACGTTCCCCCAATGTCGATTGAGGTTACAATGTTCTTCCATTCTATTTGAATTCATTTCAGTTCTAGTCGCGTACACATGAGTTTTAGTAGATTTATCGTACATTATTACACGCAGTTCTTTTCCATAAGCCATTATTCGTGGTTGCTATAAATATTGTCACCGAAATATACACGGAGCAATAAATGCTCTGACAAGTATTCAATTGTCTGCAGGTGTGAAACTCtttcgaaactttttcgaGGACTTGAGCGATCAATAATTGCTGCGATCAACACGGAAGAGTCAATCTGTTGTTTCCTCATTATTGCGGTTAATGCTAACTAACGGTAAATTGAGTTTATGCTTTTCAGCTCTCGAAGATAGCTATATAATTTCCATTGCTATTACGGAATCGATCAACGGCCCTATGTCTTCAAAGGTGGACATTGCCagttataaaattatttcattttgaaaacagtTGTGTAAGACGCCAAAAAGGATCGATCGAACGACGTCATCCACTTGCTACCctgcttttctctataattttGTGATTTGTGAGAATCGGAGATTCaacagagggagagaaagagagagcgaaatGTAAAGTGACGAAGCACGAAATTAAAACGTCACTTTTTATGTATGCTTTGTTTTAGGTTGGTAGATGAATCGCGTTTCTGAATCGACCAACCAATCAGCGACTCGAGAGTTTGCCAGTAGTCGTCACAAGTCACAATTATGGCTGCACCCGTAGGGCCACGTCCCGAACAAATCAAACCGTAGtttttaaaacgattcgctaaaatatcgacattttttcaaaatattacaCAACTATTTTCAtctgaataaaatattgttcCTATCaaagattttataaaattttgaaatcaataagttttgtacaataatTTTACAGCTTATAATTTTGTTGTATCTTTTAGGAAATAAAATCTACAAATAATATTACTATAATgttaataaatataaacaaaaGAATAATTAATTACAAAAAACATATGAATATGAATAAAACTTTGACaaacaatgataaaaatgGTGAGTCCACCAAAAGCACgttcaaaatagaaatacTGATAAAGGAATGTGCGTGTATAAGGTAACTTTAAATTTTCACCCCATATAACTTGCAAATTACTGGTGACTTGCTTGCTGCTACTCGAATGCGATGGTGCGTATCTGTGTGCGACATGAGAGCGTGAGAGGGTGTTGGTGCGTTTGTGTATACACTTGTCAGCTTATCATTTCGCAAAGGCGCATTCAACATCGGCTTATCTAGGACTCCCAATCTTGAACATACGTGCTGAAGAATTGTgtataaaaattattgaaatccccaaaaatcgttgaaagttACATTCATCAATAAATAATAGTTCGGTGCCAAAATACGTTGAGCTAGTGTATCATTGATAAAACCGCGGTTTTGTAAACATATAATGCCTTTGGCGATAACGACGATTCCCTGGAATGAGCCACAAATAAACGAAAAGGTAGAAAATTAGTTGACGAAAATCATATACCGTCAATTATAATTTCAAAACAGTATTActtgtttataaaaaataaatgtaaatcataacaaaaacaaaacatttgaaaCTCCTGCAACACAAGAAGTTCAATGTCATTTCACACGTGTTAGAATTAAAACGTGTTGATTCCATAAACGTATTCTTTTTTAGCCAACACCAGAAATTCTTCCAGCTGAACATCAGGAAGAAGCCATGTCTGCTTCATTCCGTCCAAATACTGCTGATAATAACGAGTCCGTCAGTTGTGACGACTCGCATGAGATTGAAGTGCGAGAGCTTGTCAGAGATGGCCATGAAAAGGCTGATCCCGGGTGTTTTGAACTGTTGAAAGTTCTGGGACAGGGATCATTTGGAAAGGTtttatatgtttattgaattctattCTGTACCATATTGGTTCCcagtaaattttgaaatgtgccaaaaaatgttttccgagTAACCGTGAATATGATATTGATGTATTGCAGGTTTTTCTAGTTCGAAAGATTGTAGGAAGAGATAAGGGAACTTTATATGCCATGAAGGTTTTACGGAAAGCAACCCTGAAAGGtaattgataaatattttaagTATCCACAAAACAGATATTAATTGTTATTGACAAAATTCGTATTTCGTGAATAACTCAcaatttttgtaattaatattaatccCTAGTACAAGACAGAGTACGAACAAAAATGGAACGCAATATTCTAGTGGATGTTGAGCATCCCTTCATCGTTCGTTTGCACTATTCGTTCCAGACCGAAGGCAAACTTTATCTGATTCTTGACTTTCTCAGAGGTGGTGATCTGTTTTCCAGACTTTCTAAAGAGgtcaatatatatttatttctatAATTGATCATCGACGTCTGGTTATAATAATTACTGTTTTGTGAATAATCATATTTAACTTCTGTTACTCCTTCGTCTCCTACACTGTTTGTTGTTATTTCTATTTTGCTAGCAATTTTACGCCTCGATTACAAATCCAAGGTTTATGCGtttgtgttgaaaaatcgatttattgGCATTTCCAGACATACGTCGAGAGGCAATTTTTCCAGAACTACCTTTTCCCATGCACTGCATCATGTTTccttttaataaataattcatgtgGTATTGTTAAATTGACAGAATATATAACTTCCACAGGTGATGTTTACCGAGGAAGATGTGAAGTTCTATTTAGCTGAACTTGCTCTAGCTCTTGGTCACATACACAAGTTAGGAATAATTTACAGAGATCTTAAACCAGAAAAGTAAGTCAGCGGAGCATAGTATTGAACGGTTAATGGGAAATTTGTGCATAAAAAGAATTAATCAGCTTCAATGAAATGTTTTGTACAGTATAATGTTAGATACTCAAGGCCATTTGTCACTAACGGATTTTGGATTGAGCAAACAACcgttggatgacacgaaaacatATTCGTTTTGCGGTACCGTCGAGTACATGGCGCCTGAAGTTGTCAATCGACAGGGACACTCTTTCGCAGCGGATTGGTGGAGCTTTGGAGTACTTATGGTAGGAATCCACCATTTTTCAGGGCCCTCAATAATATCAACAATGATAGTTGAAAATGGTTTGTCTCTTCGGTATAAACAattgtatatttttcaatatcgcaGTTTGAAATGTTGACTGGAGCGCTACCGTTCCAAGGTGCAAACAGGAAAGCAACCATGACACAAATTCTGAAAGCTAAATTGGGCATGCCCTTTAACATTACACGGAAAGCCCAAGAACTCTTACGAGCTCTGTTCAAAAGAAATCCAGTCAATAGACTCGGCGTTGGTGAGTTTGAAATTCTGACATTTATCCACTTAATAAGGTTTTTTATCCCCAAAACTAATGGAAATTACAACGTTTCCAGGTGGAGTCGAGGAGATAAAGAATCAcgcgtttttttcatcaatcgaCTGGGACGCCCTTTTGAGAAAAGAAGTGACACCACCATTCAGGCCTGCAGTCACTCACGAAGACGATGCGCTttattttgacagtgaattcaCGAGCAAAACTCCCAAAGGTAAGTGAGTCACAGTTTACACATTAGTCATTcattttgaagtattttcaGTTCAACTAACAAATGTTCCGTCGAtgattgataaaaattcgctcaaaaaatcaaatatttgaatgaatgaaagcttgaaaaattccgttgaatttatttttgcaattttataatttagtCCTGGGAAGATTTTAACTTGAAGTAGAAAGTTTATTTATAGATTCTCCAGGAGTGCCACCGAGCGCCAGTGCCCACGAGTTGTTTCGTGGTTTCAGCTTCATAGCTCCAGGCTTATTGGAAGATCACACAAAGAGTCCGGAACAGAAACACTGCGAAATCATAAGCAATAATATTCCCAAATTTGTGAGCAGCCTCTCGGTTCGAGATGAATACGAGTTCAAAGAAGAAATTGGTAACGGGAGTTACAGCATCGTGCATCTCGCTCTTCACAAAGCATCAAACACTGAATGTGCCATAAAGGTATATTTTTAAACGAAGCAGCGAATCGATATTACCGTGTACTAACGTATTTCGAAGGAAactcgtttgaattttttgctgcttttttCTCAACACGAAATAAGATGTTGACTTGGATTCTCtgcttaaaaattttcttcatatcAGTTTAAACGTGTATATTCAAAGAAATACACaaacatttataaattttttaagtctcCACACCACCTAcggtgaataaaaataacttgatGACGAAATTCACAAACTTATTGATTCATCTTccatgaaaaataatcgatgaaCGAATATTTGTTTTGCTGACGAATTGTCTTATTGCAGGTTATTG of Venturia canescens isolate UGA chromosome 6, ASM1945775v1, whole genome shotgun sequence contains these proteins:
- the rb gene encoding AP-3 complex subunit beta-2; its protein translation is MLTAAANTLSNNTGGSYSNDRPSNAGDTEIGTDPASGGFFHSDYKKHDDLKQMLDSSKDGLKLEAMKRIIGMVAKGRDASDLFPAVVKNVVSKNIEVKKLVYVYLVRYAEDQQDLALLSISTFQRALKDPNQLIRASALRVLSSIRVAMIVPIVMLAIKDSASDMSPYVRKTAAHAIPKLYSLDAEQKEELISVLEKLLSDKTTLVVGSAVMAFEEVCPERIDLIHKNYRKLCNLLVDVDEWGQVVIVNMLTRYARTQFVNPNLDDVEEDENRPFYDSDSDSSNTKKVIFALDADHRLLLRNTKPLLQSRNASVVMAVAQLYHHVAPRSEVMIAAKALIRLLRGHREVQSIVLNCIASISIARKGMFEPFLKSFFVRTSDPTHIKLLKLDILTSLATETSISVILREFQTYIASSDKEFVAASIQAIGRCASNIKEVTDTCLNGLVSLLSNRDEVVVAESVVVIKKLLQTQPNEHKEIIARMAKLMDFITVPQARASILWLLGEYSDRVPKIAPDVLRKMAKSFVNEKDIVKLQTLNLAVKLCLNNPEQTKLFCQYVFQLAKYDQNYDIRDRARFLRHFIFDEENGSDKQLPKYAKKIFFAPKPAPTLSSRFNGSEYQLGTLSHYLGMPCNGYRPLPSFPEVAPDASVRDVAEPIVTHDLKDKRHTKKDRKDKKGKEKEKSFYSEDESSPGEDAADSKSEDDETSESSSSGTSDSESGDSSEYSSDSDKSKDEKPRRIKNSEKSESSESDSDESDDSDSDDKSESSESEVETKPIHSKEKIAKTEVKEKPKSSLDLLLDLDNALPMTPIMTPSLGGFLTPISVNLSNGIQEVSASFTPLRKTEILNKITGRGLRVESRFTRSPHLVSASMANLELTFTNEGNEQIKDVRTGNKSLSSGMSIHDFSSVPNLQPNMTVSSTLGVNFNDSSQPAKFNIDFTIAEENHSIPVNIKAPIGEIIRSVILPESMFIAEKDKLKGMNEHSTKLSYKGEKKELTQKIFEVANVAVVSIEDSLLRFAAHTLASKSLILVSVKFLENDQLELCVNCEKMVIGSMLLNEIKVHLQ
- the LOC122412052 gene encoding phospholipase A1 VesT1.02-like, which encodes MLELLIEKAQLKLSKVILVGFSIGAQIMGITGHKLSVKVDTVIGLDPALYPFSTVDATERLSPSSGDYVQVLHTNSDYYGYRKPLGHADFYLNGGTEQPGCNGDPICSHNRAWEYFAESINNNFLGGNCTSYETLEHDIDTLNCNTYFQRFGGLKPDHSIVGIFNAETNDTAPYFPHWIY
- the S6kII gene encoding ribosomal protein S6 kinase 2 beta isoform X1, with translation MPLAITTIPWNEPQINEKPTPEILPAEHQEEAMSASFRPNTADNNESVSCDDSHEIEVRELVRDGHEKADPGCFELLKVLGQGSFGKVFLVRKIVGRDKGTLYAMKVLRKATLKVQDRVRTKMERNILVDVEHPFIVRLHYSFQTEGKLYLILDFLRGGDLFSRLSKEVMFTEEDVKFYLAELALALGHIHKLGIIYRDLKPENIMLDTQGHLSLTDFGLSKQPLDDTKTYSFCGTVEYMAPEVVNRQGHSFAADWWSFGVLMFEMLTGALPFQGANRKATMTQILKAKLGMPFNITRKAQELLRALFKRNPVNRLGVGGVEEIKNHAFFSSIDWDALLRKEVTPPFRPAVTHEDDALYFDSEFTSKTPKESLFIDSPGVPPSASAHELFRGFSFIAPGLLEDHTKSPEQKHCEIISNNIPKFVSSLSVRDEYEFKEEIGNGSYSIVHLALHKASNTECAIKVIEKAKRDPTEEIEILLRYGRHPHIVSLRAVHEDEKRVYLVLELLRGGELLDRLIERRNFSEREAAEVTYTIANVVNYLHENGVVHRDLKPSNILYAEPGGDPSTLRICDLGFAKQLRAENGLLMTPCYTANFVAPEVLKRQGYDAACDIWSLGVLLYIMLSGRTPFPNSPGDSASDILDRIGPGFVDLETGIWTQISKEAKELVQRMLHIEPRRRPTASSILKAPWLSNRHRLPQKNLPDLAIDPLSLKDEVAATYRAMTNSSRSLHVGPVVMSDLARRRTKAKPGGSSQD
- the S6kII gene encoding ribosomal protein S6 kinase 2 beta isoform X2, whose amino-acid sequence is MPLAITTIPWNEPQINEKPTPEILPAEHQEEAMSASFRPNTADNNESVSCDDSHEIEVRELVRDGHEKADPGCFELLKVLGQGSFGKVFLVRKIVGRDKGTLYAMKVLRKATLKVQDRVRTKMERNILVDVEHPFIVRLHYSFQTEGKLYLILDFLRGGDLFSRLSKEVMFTEEDVKFYLAELALALGHIHKLGIIYRDLKPENIMLDTQGHLSLTDFGLSKQPLDDTKTYSFCGTVEYMAPEVVNRQGHSFAADWWSFGVLMFEMLTGALPFQGANRKATMTQILKAKLGMPFNITRKAQELLRALFKRNPVNRLGVGGVEEIKNHAFFSSIDWDALLRKEVTPPFRPAVTHEDDALYFDSEFTSKTPKDSPGVPPSASAHELFRGFSFIAPGLLEDHTKSPEQKHCEIISNNIPKFVSSLSVRDEYEFKEEIGNGSYSIVHLALHKASNTECAIKVIEKAKRDPTEEIEILLRYGRHPHIVSLRAVHEDEKRVYLVLELLRGGELLDRLIERRNFSEREAAEVTYTIANVVNYLHENGVVHRDLKPSNILYAEPGGDPSTLRICDLGFAKQLRAENGLLMTPCYTANFVAPEVLKRQGYDAACDIWSLGVLLYIMLSGRTPFPNSPGDSASDILDRIGPGFVDLETGIWTQISKEAKELVQRMLHIEPRRRPTASSILKAPWLSNRHRLPQKNLPDLAIDPLSLKDEVAATYRAMTNSSRSLHVGPVVMSDLARRRTKAKPGGSSQD